One genomic segment of Clavelina lepadiformis chromosome 3, kaClaLepa1.1, whole genome shotgun sequence includes these proteins:
- the LOC143448919 gene encoding uncharacterized protein LOC143448919 isoform X3 — translation METCDHVKNYNAKEFLTSWNNEDYIGNGNFASVRRCYHPELDAVVVKAYSVTGNKDRKKKITEEFYDETKVLELIAHKNIVKVFGTAKWSKFLGIVMEYIDGGALQDFLLDKEIKSIPWELRLRFMLEITQALVYLHYGDKRVVYIHSDLKSQNILFTRDFTIKLADFGSANIVTATRVTRMPTTTGSKNRRHSSQHTVYYAAPEFLKNTNQKRTRAMDVYSSSMICYEVITRSEVFDGPNSSVITSLIMSQGQKPDKKLIKEVQDQLTDDVDQHIFKVLNDFMVKGWSFDPADRPDLRDVEKSLKEEFEAIDQAAFQEKIKPLKDYVGKTAVLYEESKRVELSKFQDDLEETESPPESPKLHSQDLNVAFNNGASIAVADPYNIPPAVPERDDDVKKIPSDENGLQPYVNDEVTLAELSNNFDEDEELEISSLTAPELYQTPEEELSDKQIEECSRYVTLFDYEAATEYEISLKKAEVVLILERNRGDYWKVYSIEQRKSGLVDARMLIPQAWYFGNSAVDKCERRLLNAHTFNGNFMITDLEEGGSKLRLSVMHSSKPFHYEIEFPRSDSTCRLCSDSGHFSSLVKLIENYQEVDEKLCCRLTTPCSRPRKVKYLYFEHDDIFLERKLRFGLVSEVWRGLLHETLPVLVKVAENTAVTREKLDIMQRIAYDNVVRFFGTTSAAPFYVTTEYTRRGNLLEHFSSESNVFDLCDGIEMGYQISNGMAYIERMNYIHGNLRASNILVGEKNICKIAGFGFYHLQNAAATFPNKWSSPETFETRHLTPKSDVWSFGILLTEIFTKGREPYPGMKVNQVIEELKTGYRMPKEQVELEGMPLPEDLYELLLECWEDDRTKRPTFHYIRGFLQDHPLMTSGFATYEAALEAETIKSPYSSRKGAKEHLQDYQTPHIPFPPPTGNQPKIPYKSSPMYIAILPHNANVKDELSVKKGDIFYFPEKPEDNWCKVFKRSGEKGFVPASCILPLKSFGGCMSEIECEKLLQENLMQPTFMIRYNDLDQGDLFQETSNTLFLSMLCSGCSCVHHYAITSTKFHTFYVDKQSKEFTDLINFADDYTFQPCSRSPIHDYATYYNCRLPVFEEGIYVEIPSHSQTISNETRPTATIAALSESRLSDIRPFFERKELYLYETMKLDRSELILQQKVEISPMATVQKGLLRESGEHILSYTIRRPEIEHGMLEKAFSQICHKNVAKYFGIVNFAGFFKIITEYLPHGNLQDFFKSSTGLETNFKEQLAIATQVAGGMAYLQANGIIHGDLRDVNVLVGKDKLCKVSGFCVADFYRDSECLYHFTKWTAPEVKANKRVTHKSDVWSYGVLLYVIFSKGKEPYSEPVIKSHKIHNKTKAGYRMKKPTTIPPLQDSIYDQMKLCWSEVDKERPDFMHIKDFFNGYLPCSS, via the exons atg GAAACTTGTGATCATGTGAAAAACTATAATGCAAAAGAATTTCTCACTTCCTGGAATAATGAAGATTATATCGGAAATGGAAACTTTGCCAGTGTAAGACGATGTTATCATCCAGAATTGGATGCTGTGGTAGTGAAGGCGTACTCTGTTACGGGAAACAAGGACAGAAAGAAGAAAATCACAGAAGA attttatgatgaaacaaaGGTTCTTGAGCTAATTGCTCACAAAAACATTGTCAAAGTTTTTGGCACTGCAAAATGGTCAAAATTTTTGGGTATTGTGATGGAGTACATTGATGGTGGGGCACTGCAGGATTTTCTTTTAGATAAGGAAATCAAAAGCATTCCGTGGGAACTCCGTCTTCGGTTCATGTTGGAAATCACTCAGGCTTTGGTGTATTTGCATTATGGCGATAAAAGAGTTGTTTACATTCATAGTGATCTGAAGTCTCAGAATATCCTCTTCACACGTGATTTTACAATTAAGTTGGCAGATTTTGGGTCTGCTAATATTGTAACAGCAACAAGAGTAACGAGAATGCCAACAACTACTGGTTCCAAAAATCGACGGCATTCTTCCCAGCATACTGTCTATTATGCAGCAccagaatttttaaaaaatactaatCAAAAACGCACTCGAGCAATGGATGTGTACAG CTCTTCTATGATTTGTTATGAAGTAATAACTAGATCAGAAGTTTTCGATGGACCAAATTCTTCAGTTATTACTTCACTAATAATGAGTCAAGGACAAAAACCTGACAAGAAACTGATAAAAGAGGTTCAAGATCAACTGACTGATGATGTAgatcaacatattttcaaggtCCTGAATGATTTCATGGTGAAAGGATGGAGTTTTGATCCTGCAGATCGTCCTGATTTACGTGATG TCGAGAAAAGTCTAAAAGAAGAATTTGAGGCAATTGATCAGGCAGCATTTCAAGAGAAAATAAAACCTTTGAAGGATTATGTTGGAAAAACTGCTGTACTGTATGAAGAAAGCAAAAGAGTTGAGCTAAGCAAGTTTCAAGATGATTTAGAAGAAACGGAGTCTCCACCGGAGTCACCCAAACTCCACTCTCAAGATTTAAATGTTGCTT TTAATAATGGAGCAAGCATTGCTGTTGCTGATCCATATAATATTCCACCAGCAGTGCCTGAACGAGATGATGATGTGAAAA AGATACCATCTGATGAGAATGGGTTGCAACCATACGTGAACGACGAAGTGACTTTAGCAGAACTATCAAACAATTTCGACGAAGATGAGGAATTGGAAATCTCCAGTTTAACAGCACCAGAATTATACCAAACTCCAG AAGAAGAACTTAGTGACAAACAAATTGAGGAATGCTCAAGATACGTGACTCTCTTTGATTATGAAGCAGCAACTGAATATGAAATTTCTTTGAAGAAAGCTGAAGTTGTACTTATTCTGGAGAG AAATCGTGGTGATTATTGGAAGGTTTATTCCATTGAACAGAGAAAAAGTGGTTTGGTTGATGCCAGAATGTTGATACCACAAGC GTGGTATTTTGGAAATTCTGCCGTTGACAAATGCGAAAGACGACTGCTAAATGCTCATACATTCAATGGAAACTTCATGATTACTGATCTTGAAGAAGGTGGAA GCAAACTAAGGTTGTCTGTGATGCACAGTTCTAAACCGTTTCATTATGAGATTGAGTTTCCGCGCAGTGATTCTACTTGTCGCCTTTGTAGTGACTCTGGTCATTTCTCAAGTCTTGTGAAACTGATTGAAAATTACCAAG AAGTCGATGAAAAATTATGCTGCAGACTGACGACACCATGCTCCCGGCCTAGAAAAGTCAAGTACTTGTATTTTGAACATGATGACATTTTTTTGGAAAGAAAATTAAGATTTGGACTTGTCAGTGAAGTCTGGAGAG GTTTGTTACATGAGACATTACCGGTGTTGGTCAAAGTAGCCGAGAACACTGCAGTAACACGAGAAAAGTTGGATATCATGCAAAGGATTGCTTATGACAACGTAGTGAGATTTTTCGGAACC ACTTCAGCTGCACCATTTTATGTGACAACAGAATACACAAGACGTGGTAATTTACTGGAACATTTCAGCAGTGAGAGTAACGTCTTTGATTTGTGTGATGGCATTGAAATGGGATACCAG aTTTCTAATGGAATGGCTTACATTGAGCGCATGAATTACATCCATGGAAATCTTAGGGCTTCAAATATTCTGGTTGgagaaaaaaacatttgtaaaatagctgGGTTTGGGTTTTATCATCTTCAAAATG CAGCTGCTACTTTTCCCAACAAATGGTCTTCTCCCGAGACATTTGAAACTCGTCATCTGACACCTAAGTCTGATGTATGGAGTTTCGGCATCTTGCTCACTGAAATTTTCACCAAAGGCCGTGAGCCTTATCCAG GCATGAAAGTAAATCAAGTCATCGAAGAGCTGAAAACTGGATATCGAATGCCAAAAGAACAAGTTGAACTTGAAGGTATGCCATTACCGGAAGACCTTTATGAGCTGTTGTTAGAGTGTTGGGAAGATGATCGGACAAAGCGACCAACTTTTCATTATATTCGG ggATTTCTCCAAGATCACCCTCTGATGACATCGGGTTTTGCAACCTACGAGGCTG CTTTAGAGGCAGAGACTATTAAATCACCATACTCTTCAAGAAAAGGAGCAAAGGAGCATCTTCAAGATTATCAAACACCACATATTCCATTTCCACCACCAACTGGAAATCAACCAA AAATTCCGTACAAGTCATCACCAATGTACATTGCTATCTTACCACACAACGCTAATGTCAAAGATGAgctttctgtaaaaaaagGAGACATTTTTTACTTCCCCGAAAA ACCTGAAGACAATTGGTGCAAGGTTTTCAAAAGAAGTGGAGAAAAGGGATTTGTGCCAGCGAGCTGCATTCTTCCCTTGAA GAGCTTCGGTGGCTGTATGAGTGAAATTGAATGTGAAAAGCTATTGCAAGAAAATCTTATGCAACCAACATTCATGATCAGATACAATGATCTTGATCAAG GAGATCTGTTTCAGGAAACAAGCAACACCCTATTCCTTTCCATGCTTTGCAGTGGTTGCAGTTGTGTTCATCATTATGCAATTACATCTACGAAATTTCACACATTCTATGTTGATAAACAGTCAAAAGAATTTACAGACTTGATAAATTTTGCTGACGATTACACTTTCCAGCCATGCTCCAGATCACCAATTCATGACTATGCAACTTATTACAACTGCAGATTGCCAGTGTTTGAAGAAGGCATCTATGTTGAGATTCCATCGCATtcacaaacaatttcaaatgaaactAGGCCTACTGCTACAATTGCAGCATTGAGCGAAAGCCGGCTATCTGATATTCGGccattttttgaaagaaaagagTTGTATTTATATGAAACCATGAAATTGGATCGTTCAGAGTTGATTCTACAGCAGAAAGTTGAAATTTCTCCTATGGCTACTGTTCAGAAAg gcCTTCTAAGAGAATCAGGGGAACACATTCTCAGTTACACGATTCGCAGACCAGAAATTGAACATGGGATGTTGGAAAAAGCATTCTCGCAAATCTGtcacaaaaatgttgcaaaatattttggaatC GTGAATTTTGCTGGATTCTTTAAGATAATAACAGAATACTTGCCACATGGGAAtttacaagattttttcaaatcTTCAACAGGATTGGAGACTAATTTTAAGGAACAACTTGCCATTGCAACCCag GTTGCCGGTGGAATGGCCTACCTACAAGCAAATGGAATAATACATGGAGACCTGCGAGATGTCAATGTCCTGGTTGGAAAGGATAAGCTGTGCAAAGTGTCTGGCTTTTGTGTTGCTGATTTCTACAGAGATTCTGAAT GTTTGTATCATTTTACCAAATGGACGGCACCTGAAGTAAAAGCCAATAAGCGAGTGACACATAAGTCTGATGTGTGGAGTTATGGTGTTTTGCTCTATGTGATTTTCTCCAAAGGAAAAGAACCTTACTCTG AGCCAGTCATAAAATCTCACAAAATccacaacaaaacaaaagcagGCTATAGGATGAAGAAACCAACAACAATACCACCACTTCAAGATAGCATCTATGACCAGATGAAGCTCTGCTGGAGTGAGGTGGATAAAGAGAGGCCAGACTTCATGCATATTAAG GATTTTTTCAATGGTTACTTGCCGTGCAGTTCCTAA
- the LOC143448919 gene encoding uncharacterized protein LOC143448919 isoform X2, with amino-acid sequence METCDHVKNYNAKEFLTSWNNEDYIGNGNFASVRRCYHPELDAVVVKAYSVTGNKDRKKKITEEFYDETKVLELIAHKNIVKVFGTAKWSKFLGIVMEYIDGGALQDFLLDKEIKSIPWELRLRFMLEITQALVYLHYGDKRVVYIHSDLKSQNILFTRDFTIKLADFGSANIVTATRVTRMPTTTGSKNRRHSSQHTVYYAAPEFLKNTNQKRTRAMDVYSSSMICYEVITRSEVFDGPNSSVITSLIMSQGQKPDKKLIKEVQDQLTDDVDQHIFKVLNDFMVKGWSFDPADRPDLRDVEKSLKEEFEAIDQAAFQEKIKPLKDYVGKTAVLYEESKRVELSKFQDDLEETESPPESPKLHSQDLNVAFNNGASIAVADPYNIPPAVPERDDDVKTEIPSDENGLQPYVNDEVTLAELSNNFDEDEELEISSLTAPELYQTPEEELSDKQIEECSRYVTLFDYEAATEYEISLKKAEVVLILERNRGDYWKVYSIEQRKSGLVDARMLIPQAWYFGNSAVDKCERRLLNAHTFNGNFMITDLEEGGSKLRLSVMHSSKPFHYEIEFPRSDSTCRLCSDSGHFSSLVKLIENYQEVDEKLCCRLTTPCSRPRKVKYLYFEHDDIFLERKLRFGLVSEVWRGLLHETLPVLVKVAENTAVTREKLDIMQRIAYDNVVRFFGTTSAAPFYVTTEYTRRGNLLEHFSSESNVFDLCDGIEMGYQISNGMAYIERMNYIHGNLRASNILVGEKNICKIAGFGFYHLQNAATFPNKWSSPETFETRHLTPKSDVWSFGILLTEIFTKGREPYPGMKVNQVIEELKTGYRMPKEQVELEGMPLPEDLYELLLECWEDDRTKRPTFHYIRGFLQDHPLMTSGFATYEAALEAETIKSPYSSRKGAKEHLQDYQTPHIPFPPPTGNQPKIPYKSSPMYIAILPHNANVKDELSVKKGDIFYFPEKPEDNWCKVFKRSGEKGFVPASCILPLKSFGGCMSEIECEKLLQENLMQPTFMIRYNDLDQGDLFQETSNTLFLSMLCSGCSCVHHYAITSTKFHTFYVDKQSKEFTDLINFADDYTFQPCSRSPIHDYATYYNCRLPVFEEGIYVEIPSHSQTISNETRPTATIAALSESRLSDIRPFFERKELYLYETMKLDRSELILQQKVEISPMATVQKGLLRESGEHILSYTIRRPEIEHGMLEKAFSQICHKNVAKYFGIVNFAGFFKIITEYLPHGNLQDFFKSSTGLETNFKEQLAIATQVAGGMAYLQANGIIHGDLRDVNVLVGKDKLCKVSGFCVADFYRDSECLYHFTKWTAPEVKANKRVTHKSDVWSYGVLLYVIFSKGKEPYSEPVIKSHKIHNKTKAGYRMKKPTTIPPLQDSIYDQMKLCWSEVDKERPDFMHIKDFFNGYLPCSS; translated from the exons atg GAAACTTGTGATCATGTGAAAAACTATAATGCAAAAGAATTTCTCACTTCCTGGAATAATGAAGATTATATCGGAAATGGAAACTTTGCCAGTGTAAGACGATGTTATCATCCAGAATTGGATGCTGTGGTAGTGAAGGCGTACTCTGTTACGGGAAACAAGGACAGAAAGAAGAAAATCACAGAAGA attttatgatgaaacaaaGGTTCTTGAGCTAATTGCTCACAAAAACATTGTCAAAGTTTTTGGCACTGCAAAATGGTCAAAATTTTTGGGTATTGTGATGGAGTACATTGATGGTGGGGCACTGCAGGATTTTCTTTTAGATAAGGAAATCAAAAGCATTCCGTGGGAACTCCGTCTTCGGTTCATGTTGGAAATCACTCAGGCTTTGGTGTATTTGCATTATGGCGATAAAAGAGTTGTTTACATTCATAGTGATCTGAAGTCTCAGAATATCCTCTTCACACGTGATTTTACAATTAAGTTGGCAGATTTTGGGTCTGCTAATATTGTAACAGCAACAAGAGTAACGAGAATGCCAACAACTACTGGTTCCAAAAATCGACGGCATTCTTCCCAGCATACTGTCTATTATGCAGCAccagaatttttaaaaaatactaatCAAAAACGCACTCGAGCAATGGATGTGTACAG CTCTTCTATGATTTGTTATGAAGTAATAACTAGATCAGAAGTTTTCGATGGACCAAATTCTTCAGTTATTACTTCACTAATAATGAGTCAAGGACAAAAACCTGACAAGAAACTGATAAAAGAGGTTCAAGATCAACTGACTGATGATGTAgatcaacatattttcaaggtCCTGAATGATTTCATGGTGAAAGGATGGAGTTTTGATCCTGCAGATCGTCCTGATTTACGTGATG TCGAGAAAAGTCTAAAAGAAGAATTTGAGGCAATTGATCAGGCAGCATTTCAAGAGAAAATAAAACCTTTGAAGGATTATGTTGGAAAAACTGCTGTACTGTATGAAGAAAGCAAAAGAGTTGAGCTAAGCAAGTTTCAAGATGATTTAGAAGAAACGGAGTCTCCACCGGAGTCACCCAAACTCCACTCTCAAGATTTAAATGTTGCTT TTAATAATGGAGCAAGCATTGCTGTTGCTGATCCATATAATATTCCACCAGCAGTGCCTGAACGAGATGATGATGTGAAAA CAGAGATACCATCTGATGAGAATGGGTTGCAACCATACGTGAACGACGAAGTGACTTTAGCAGAACTATCAAACAATTTCGACGAAGATGAGGAATTGGAAATCTCCAGTTTAACAGCACCAGAATTATACCAAACTCCAG AAGAAGAACTTAGTGACAAACAAATTGAGGAATGCTCAAGATACGTGACTCTCTTTGATTATGAAGCAGCAACTGAATATGAAATTTCTTTGAAGAAAGCTGAAGTTGTACTTATTCTGGAGAG AAATCGTGGTGATTATTGGAAGGTTTATTCCATTGAACAGAGAAAAAGTGGTTTGGTTGATGCCAGAATGTTGATACCACAAGC GTGGTATTTTGGAAATTCTGCCGTTGACAAATGCGAAAGACGACTGCTAAATGCTCATACATTCAATGGAAACTTCATGATTACTGATCTTGAAGAAGGTGGAA GCAAACTAAGGTTGTCTGTGATGCACAGTTCTAAACCGTTTCATTATGAGATTGAGTTTCCGCGCAGTGATTCTACTTGTCGCCTTTGTAGTGACTCTGGTCATTTCTCAAGTCTTGTGAAACTGATTGAAAATTACCAAG AAGTCGATGAAAAATTATGCTGCAGACTGACGACACCATGCTCCCGGCCTAGAAAAGTCAAGTACTTGTATTTTGAACATGATGACATTTTTTTGGAAAGAAAATTAAGATTTGGACTTGTCAGTGAAGTCTGGAGAG GTTTGTTACATGAGACATTACCGGTGTTGGTCAAAGTAGCCGAGAACACTGCAGTAACACGAGAAAAGTTGGATATCATGCAAAGGATTGCTTATGACAACGTAGTGAGATTTTTCGGAACC ACTTCAGCTGCACCATTTTATGTGACAACAGAATACACAAGACGTGGTAATTTACTGGAACATTTCAGCAGTGAGAGTAACGTCTTTGATTTGTGTGATGGCATTGAAATGGGATACCAG aTTTCTAATGGAATGGCTTACATTGAGCGCATGAATTACATCCATGGAAATCTTAGGGCTTCAAATATTCTGGTTGgagaaaaaaacatttgtaaaatagctgGGTTTGGGTTTTATCATCTTCAAAATG CTGCTACTTTTCCCAACAAATGGTCTTCTCCCGAGACATTTGAAACTCGTCATCTGACACCTAAGTCTGATGTATGGAGTTTCGGCATCTTGCTCACTGAAATTTTCACCAAAGGCCGTGAGCCTTATCCAG GCATGAAAGTAAATCAAGTCATCGAAGAGCTGAAAACTGGATATCGAATGCCAAAAGAACAAGTTGAACTTGAAGGTATGCCATTACCGGAAGACCTTTATGAGCTGTTGTTAGAGTGTTGGGAAGATGATCGGACAAAGCGACCAACTTTTCATTATATTCGG ggATTTCTCCAAGATCACCCTCTGATGACATCGGGTTTTGCAACCTACGAGGCTG CTTTAGAGGCAGAGACTATTAAATCACCATACTCTTCAAGAAAAGGAGCAAAGGAGCATCTTCAAGATTATCAAACACCACATATTCCATTTCCACCACCAACTGGAAATCAACCAA AAATTCCGTACAAGTCATCACCAATGTACATTGCTATCTTACCACACAACGCTAATGTCAAAGATGAgctttctgtaaaaaaagGAGACATTTTTTACTTCCCCGAAAA ACCTGAAGACAATTGGTGCAAGGTTTTCAAAAGAAGTGGAGAAAAGGGATTTGTGCCAGCGAGCTGCATTCTTCCCTTGAA GAGCTTCGGTGGCTGTATGAGTGAAATTGAATGTGAAAAGCTATTGCAAGAAAATCTTATGCAACCAACATTCATGATCAGATACAATGATCTTGATCAAG GAGATCTGTTTCAGGAAACAAGCAACACCCTATTCCTTTCCATGCTTTGCAGTGGTTGCAGTTGTGTTCATCATTATGCAATTACATCTACGAAATTTCACACATTCTATGTTGATAAACAGTCAAAAGAATTTACAGACTTGATAAATTTTGCTGACGATTACACTTTCCAGCCATGCTCCAGATCACCAATTCATGACTATGCAACTTATTACAACTGCAGATTGCCAGTGTTTGAAGAAGGCATCTATGTTGAGATTCCATCGCATtcacaaacaatttcaaatgaaactAGGCCTACTGCTACAATTGCAGCATTGAGCGAAAGCCGGCTATCTGATATTCGGccattttttgaaagaaaagagTTGTATTTATATGAAACCATGAAATTGGATCGTTCAGAGTTGATTCTACAGCAGAAAGTTGAAATTTCTCCTATGGCTACTGTTCAGAAAg gcCTTCTAAGAGAATCAGGGGAACACATTCTCAGTTACACGATTCGCAGACCAGAAATTGAACATGGGATGTTGGAAAAAGCATTCTCGCAAATCTGtcacaaaaatgttgcaaaatattttggaatC GTGAATTTTGCTGGATTCTTTAAGATAATAACAGAATACTTGCCACATGGGAAtttacaagattttttcaaatcTTCAACAGGATTGGAGACTAATTTTAAGGAACAACTTGCCATTGCAACCCag GTTGCCGGTGGAATGGCCTACCTACAAGCAAATGGAATAATACATGGAGACCTGCGAGATGTCAATGTCCTGGTTGGAAAGGATAAGCTGTGCAAAGTGTCTGGCTTTTGTGTTGCTGATTTCTACAGAGATTCTGAAT GTTTGTATCATTTTACCAAATGGACGGCACCTGAAGTAAAAGCCAATAAGCGAGTGACACATAAGTCTGATGTGTGGAGTTATGGTGTTTTGCTCTATGTGATTTTCTCCAAAGGAAAAGAACCTTACTCTG AGCCAGTCATAAAATCTCACAAAATccacaacaaaacaaaagcagGCTATAGGATGAAGAAACCAACAACAATACCACCACTTCAAGATAGCATCTATGACCAGATGAAGCTCTGCTGGAGTGAGGTGGATAAAGAGAGGCCAGACTTCATGCATATTAAG GATTTTTTCAATGGTTACTTGCCGTGCAGTTCCTAA